A genomic stretch from Thalassophryne amazonica chromosome 18, fThaAma1.1, whole genome shotgun sequence includes:
- the LOC117530565 gene encoding mitochondrial import inner membrane translocase subunit Tim23-like, whose amino-acid sequence LPLYRIVESEELSGSQLPLGSIDKIASISRLLLLSQCFVTFQRWTAATTHRDGVFKAGFSGMFGGSAPEYSNKELAGVPLTGMSPLSPYLNVDPRYLVQDTDEFILPTGANKTRGRFELAFFTIGGSCMTGKDQLWCCWSGPCCADR is encoded by the exons ttgcCACTTTACCGTATTGTAGAATCCGAGGAATTGAGTGGGTCGCAGTTGCCGCTTGGTAGCATTGATAAGATAGCTAGCATTAGccggctgctgctgctgtctcAGTGTTTTGTGACCTTTCAGCGATGGACAGCAGCGACAACACACAGGGATGGAGTATTTAAAGCGGGTTTTAGCGGTATGTTTGGGGGCAGCGCTCCTGAATACTCCAACAAAGAGCTCGCTGGAGTTCCCT TGACAGGAATGAGCCCTCTATCGCCGTATCTCAATGTTGACCCACGTTACCTGGTTCAG GACACGGATGAATTCATTCTACCCACAGGAGCGAATAAGACAAGAGGAAGGTTTGAACTGGCTTTCTTCACCATTGGAGGCTCCTGTATGACAGGTAAGGACCAGTTGTGGTGTTGTTGGTCTGGACCCTGTTGTGCAGACAGATGA